The proteins below come from a single Pseudomonas chlororaphis genomic window:
- a CDS encoding amino acid ABC transporter permease, with translation MNQPLMLTAAQKAGPKVTLALGVLILAALLSLPLLSLLATDHPLHVSAYTLTLVGKILCYAIVALALDLVWGYAGLLSLGHGLFFALGGYAMGMYLMRQAAGDGLPAFMTFLSWSELPWYWAGTDSFLWALCLVVLAPGLLALVFGFFAFRSRIKGVHFSIMTQALTFAGMLLFFRNETGFGGNNGFTNFRTILGFGITEPGTRAVLFLATVLLLVASLFIGWRLARSKFGRVLTALRDAENRLMFCGYDPRGFKLFVWVLSAVLCGLAGALYVPQVGIINPSEMSPTNSIEAAVWVALGGRGTLIGPLLGAGVVNGMKSWFTVAFPEYWLFFLGALFILVTLYLPKGVIGLLKKRGES, from the coding sequence ATGAACCAGCCCCTGATGCTCACGGCCGCGCAAAAGGCCGGCCCCAAAGTCACCCTGGCCCTCGGCGTGCTGATCCTGGCAGCCCTGCTGAGCCTGCCGTTGTTGTCGCTATTGGCGACGGACCACCCGCTGCACGTCTCGGCCTACACCCTGACGCTGGTGGGCAAGATCCTCTGCTACGCCATCGTCGCCCTGGCGCTGGACCTGGTCTGGGGCTACGCCGGCCTGCTGTCCCTGGGCCACGGCCTGTTCTTCGCCCTGGGCGGCTATGCCATGGGCATGTACCTGATGCGCCAGGCCGCCGGCGACGGCTTGCCGGCCTTCATGACGTTCCTGTCGTGGAGCGAGCTGCCCTGGTACTGGGCCGGCACCGACAGCTTCCTCTGGGCCCTGTGCCTGGTGGTGCTGGCGCCGGGCCTGCTGGCGCTGGTGTTCGGCTTCTTCGCCTTTCGTTCAAGGATCAAGGGCGTTCACTTCTCGATCATGACCCAGGCGCTGACGTTCGCCGGAATGCTGCTGTTTTTCCGCAACGAAACCGGTTTTGGCGGCAACAACGGCTTCACCAACTTTCGCACGATCCTGGGCTTTGGCATCACCGAACCGGGAACCCGGGCAGTGCTGTTCCTGGCCACCGTGCTGTTGCTGGTGGCCAGCCTGTTCATCGGCTGGCGCCTGGCCCGCAGCAAGTTCGGCCGGGTGCTGACGGCCCTGCGGGATGCCGAGAACCGCCTGATGTTCTGCGGCTACGATCCCCGCGGCTTCAAGCTGTTCGTCTGGGTGCTGAGCGCGGTGCTGTGCGGCCTGGCCGGTGCGCTGTACGTGCCCCAGGTGGGCATCATCAACCCCAGCGAGATGTCCCCGACCAACTCCATCGAAGCCGCCGTGTGGGTCGCCCTCGGCGGACGCGGCACGCTGATCGGCCCGTTGCTGGGCGCCGGCGTGGTCAATGGCATGAAGAGCTGGTTCACGGTGGCGTTCCCCGAATACTGGCTGTTCTTCCTCGGCGCGTTGTTCATCCTCGTGACCCTGTATCTGCCCAAGGGCGTGATCGGGTTGCTGAAGAAAAGGGGCGAATCATGA
- a CDS encoding urea ABC transporter ATP-binding protein — translation MRITPTAEFMLEPVLDPSLEANRDSGSSRDAIGLGQAAGKGLNTRHGTILTLEDISVSFDGFKALNDLNLYIGVGELRCIIGPNGAGKTTLMDVITGKTRPSHGKAWFGETLDLTHMSEVQIAQAGIGRKFQKPTVFEALSVFENLELALKADKSVWASLRATLNGEQHDRIREVLDTVRLAPSLHRAAGLLSHGQKQFLEIGMLLVQDPQLLLLDEPVAGMTDAETDFTAELFKSLAGKHSLMVVEHDMGFVGSIADHVTVLHQGSVLAEGSLAQVQADERVVEVYLGR, via the coding sequence ATGAGAATCACACCCACGGCCGAGTTCATGCTCGAACCCGTCCTCGACCCCTCGCTCGAGGCCAACCGGGACTCGGGCAGCAGCCGCGACGCCATCGGCCTCGGCCAGGCCGCCGGCAAGGGCCTGAACACCCGCCACGGGACGATCCTGACCCTGGAAGACATCAGCGTCAGCTTCGACGGCTTCAAGGCCTTGAACGACCTGAACCTGTACATCGGCGTCGGCGAGTTGCGCTGCATCATCGGTCCCAACGGCGCGGGCAAGACCACGCTGATGGACGTGATCACCGGCAAGACCCGGCCCAGCCACGGCAAGGCCTGGTTCGGCGAAACCCTCGACCTGACCCACATGAGCGAAGTGCAGATCGCCCAGGCCGGCATCGGCCGCAAGTTCCAGAAGCCGACGGTGTTCGAAGCCTTGAGCGTGTTCGAAAACCTGGAGCTGGCCCTCAAGGCCGACAAGTCGGTGTGGGCCAGCCTGCGGGCGACACTCAACGGCGAGCAGCACGACCGTATCCGCGAAGTGCTCGACACCGTTCGCCTCGCCCCGTCGCTGCATCGCGCGGCCGGGTTGCTGTCCCACGGGCAGAAGCAGTTCCTGGAGATCGGCATGTTGCTGGTCCAGGACCCGCAACTGTTGTTGCTGGACGAACCCGTGGCGGGCATGACCGACGCCGAGACCGACTTCACCGCCGAGCTGTTCAAGTCCTTGGCGGGCAAGCACTCGTTGATGGTGGTGGAACACGACATGGGCTTCGTCGGCAGCATCGCCGACCACGTGACGGTATTGCACCAGGGCAGCGTGCTGGCCGAAGGGTCGCTGGCGCAGGTGCAAGCCGATGAACGGGTCGTTGAAGTTTATTTGGGAAGATGA
- a CDS encoding urea ABC transporter ATP-binding protein, whose amino-acid sequence MLQVQHLHQYYGGSHILRGLSFDVKVGEVTCLLGRNGVGKTTLLKCLMGLLPAKEGAVNWEGKTITAFKPHQRVHAGIAYVPQGREIFGRLTVEENLLMGLSRFPGAEAREVPAFIYELFPVLLQMKHRRGGDLSGGQQQQLAIGRALASRPRLLILDEPTEGIQPSVIKEIGAVIKKLAARGDMAILLVEQFYDFAAELADQYLVMSRGEIVQQGRGENMEAEGVRGLVTI is encoded by the coding sequence ATGTTACAGGTCCAACACCTTCACCAGTACTACGGCGGTAGCCACATCCTGCGGGGCCTGTCGTTCGACGTGAAGGTCGGCGAGGTGACGTGCCTGCTGGGACGCAATGGCGTGGGCAAGACCACCCTGCTCAAATGCCTGATGGGCCTGCTCCCGGCCAAGGAAGGCGCGGTGAATTGGGAAGGCAAAACCATCACCGCGTTCAAGCCGCACCAGCGGGTCCATGCCGGCATCGCCTATGTGCCCCAGGGCCGGGAGATTTTCGGCCGGCTGACCGTGGAAGAAAACCTGCTCATGGGCCTGTCGCGCTTTCCCGGCGCCGAGGCCCGGGAAGTGCCGGCGTTCATCTATGAGCTGTTCCCGGTGCTGCTGCAAATGAAACACCGCCGTGGCGGCGACCTGTCGGGCGGCCAGCAACAGCAGCTCGCCATCGGCCGGGCCTTGGCCAGCCGGCCGCGCCTGTTGATCCTCGACGAGCCCACCGAAGGCATCCAGCCCTCGGTGATCAAGGAGATCGGCGCGGTCATCAAGAAACTGGCCGCCCGGGGCGACATGGCGATCTTGTTGGTGGAACAGTTCTACGACTTCGCCGCCGAGCTGGCCGATCAATACCTGGTGATGTCCCGGGGCGAGATCGTGCAGCAGGGCCGCGGAGAAAACATGGAAGCCGAGGGTGTGCGCGGACTGGTTACGATCTAG
- a CDS encoding urease accessory protein UreD, with amino-acid sequence MNLPVSAPALFTPHWHAELDLGYARFGDSTRPVQRRHHGPLRVQKHLYAEGPEVCQHIIVHPPGGIAGGDRLDIRAHVGPGAWAQLTSPGAAKWYRAASPAYQHLALSVDAWATLEWLPQETIVFSAAQAELSTTVDLQGDGRLFYWDMVALGRPASGERFDLGHFQSHLDIRRDGRLLWHERQRIVGGDGLLDSPIGLGGDPVFATLLVTGEIDGDLLEQCRSLGHAVRGDLTQLPGLVVARCLASEALLARGWLIELWRLLRPALLGREAVPPRIWST; translated from the coding sequence ATGAACCTACCCGTATCCGCGCCCGCCCTGTTCACCCCCCATTGGCACGCCGAGCTGGACCTGGGCTATGCCCGCTTCGGCGACAGCACACGCCCGGTGCAACGCCGCCATCACGGCCCGTTGCGGGTGCAGAAGCACCTGTACGCCGAAGGCCCCGAGGTGTGCCAGCACATCATCGTCCACCCGCCCGGCGGCATAGCCGGCGGCGACCGCCTGGACATCCGGGCCCACGTCGGCCCCGGCGCCTGGGCGCAACTGACCAGCCCCGGCGCGGCCAAGTGGTACCGCGCCGCGAGCCCGGCGTACCAGCACCTGGCGCTGAGTGTCGATGCCTGGGCGACGCTGGAATGGCTGCCCCAGGAAACCATCGTATTCAGCGCGGCCCAGGCCGAGCTCAGCACCACCGTCGACCTGCAGGGCGACGGGCGCTTGTTCTACTGGGACATGGTTGCCCTCGGCCGGCCGGCCAGCGGAGAGCGTTTTGACCTCGGGCATTTTCAATCGCACCTGGACATCCGTCGCGACGGCCGCTTGCTCTGGCACGAGCGCCAGCGCATCGTCGGCGGCGATGGTTTGCTCGACTCGCCCATCGGGCTCGGCGGCGATCCAGTGTTTGCCACGTTGTTGGTGACCGGTGAGATCGATGGCGACTTGCTGGAACAGTGCCGCTCCCTGGGCCACGCCGTGCGTGGCGACCTGACGCAATTGCCTGGGCTGGTCGTGGCGCGGTGCCTGGCGAGCGAGGCGTTGCTGGCGCGGGGCTGGTTGATTGAGCTGTGGCGGTTGCTCAGGCCTGCATTGCTGGGACGAGAAGCCGTACCCCCTCGGATCTGGAGCACATGA
- the ureA gene encoding urease subunit gamma (UreA, with UreB and UreC catalyzes the hydrolysis of urea into ammonia and carbon dioxide; nickel metalloenzyme; accessory proteins UreD, UreE, UreF, and UreG are necessary for assembly of the metallocenter), whose protein sequence is MDLTPREKDKLLIFTAGLVAERRLARGLKLNYPEAMAYISAALLEGARDGQTVAELMHYGTTLLSREQVMDGIAEMIPEIQVEATFPDGTKLVTVHQPIA, encoded by the coding sequence ATGGACCTGACCCCACGCGAAAAAGACAAGTTGCTGATCTTCACCGCCGGCCTCGTCGCCGAACGACGGCTGGCCCGTGGCTTGAAGCTCAACTACCCGGAGGCCATGGCCTACATTTCCGCCGCCCTGCTCGAAGGCGCCCGTGACGGCCAGACCGTGGCCGAACTGATGCATTACGGCACGACGTTGCTGAGCCGCGAGCAGGTGATGGACGGCATTGCAGAGATGATCCCGGAGATCCAGGTCGAAGCGACGTTTCCCGACGGCACCAAGTTGGTCACCGTCCACCAGCCCATCGCCTGA
- a CDS encoding acetyltransferase has product MTSHVRDAQPTDLPAIRDIYNDAVLNTTAIWNDAPVDLDNRQAWFAARHAQGYPVLVAVDGEANVLGYASFGDWRPFDGFRHTVEHSVYVRSDQRGRGLGPLLMSALIERAKACGKHIMVAAIESGNGASIRLHERAGFVITGQMPQVGTKFGHWLDLTFMQLNLNPGAPAPAANKE; this is encoded by the coding sequence ATGACTAGCCACGTTCGTGATGCCCAACCCACCGACCTGCCGGCGATCCGCGATATCTACAACGACGCCGTGCTCAACACCACCGCGATCTGGAACGATGCGCCCGTCGACCTGGACAATCGCCAGGCCTGGTTCGCCGCCCGGCACGCCCAAGGCTATCCGGTGCTGGTCGCCGTCGACGGCGAGGCCAATGTGCTCGGCTACGCTTCATTCGGCGACTGGCGGCCGTTCGACGGTTTCCGCCACACCGTGGAGCACTCGGTGTACGTGCGCAGCGACCAGCGCGGCCGAGGCCTGGGCCCGCTGCTGATGAGCGCACTGATCGAGCGCGCGAAGGCCTGCGGCAAGCACATCATGGTCGCCGCCATCGAAAGCGGTAATGGCGCCTCGATCCGCCTGCATGAGCGGGCCGGTTTCGTCATCACCGGGCAAATGCCCCAGGTTGGCACCAAGTTCGGCCACTGGCTGGACCTGACCTTCATGCAGTTGAACCTCAATCCCGGAGCGCCCGCGCCGGCTGCCAACAAGGAGTGA
- a CDS encoding acetyltransferase, with the protein MNAAQLRRVHAESFAHYRQGLIDLLLDAVGHGASVGFMADLDAAQARAYFDEVQASLNQGSLLLWVVVKDEQVQASVQLALCQKPNGLNRAEVQKLLVRGEARRRGLGQQLMNALELGARQCKRGLLYLDTAAGSEAEAFYRAMGYTRVGELPDYCQTPDGTYSPTAIYFKTLGQPQ; encoded by the coding sequence ATGAACGCCGCCCAGTTGCGTCGAGTCCACGCTGAAAGCTTTGCGCATTATCGCCAGGGCCTGATCGATCTGTTGCTCGACGCCGTCGGCCATGGCGCCAGCGTGGGGTTCATGGCCGACCTGGATGCCGCCCAGGCCCGTGCCTATTTCGATGAGGTCCAGGCCAGCCTCAACCAGGGCAGCCTGCTGCTGTGGGTGGTGGTCAAGGACGAGCAGGTGCAGGCCAGTGTCCAACTGGCCCTGTGCCAGAAACCCAACGGGCTGAACCGCGCCGAGGTGCAGAAGCTGCTCGTGCGCGGCGAGGCCCGTCGCCGCGGCCTCGGCCAGCAGTTGATGAATGCCCTGGAGCTCGGCGCGCGCCAGTGCAAGCGCGGCTTGCTGTACCTCGACACCGCGGCGGGCTCAGAGGCTGAAGCCTTCTACCGTGCCATGGGCTACACCCGCGTCGGCGAGCTGCCCGATTACTGCCAGACCCCGGACGGCACCTATTCGCCGACCGCCATTTACTTCAAGACGTTGGGACAACCGCAATGA
- the ureB gene encoding urease subunit beta (ureases catalyze the hydrolysis of urea into ammonia and carbon dioxide; in Helicobacter pylori and Yersinia enterocolitica the ammonia released plays a key role in bacterial survival by neutralizing acids when colonizing the gastric mucosa; the holoenzyme is composed of 3 UreC (alpha) and 3 UreAB (gamma/beta); in Brucella suis the urease encoded by this operon (one of two urease-encoding operons found in its genome) is involved with urease activity, optimum growth, resistance to low-pH killing in-vitro and persistence in-vivo, while the other operon does not seem to be active) — MIPGQYQVQPGDIELNVGRRTLTLTVANSGDRPIQVGSHYHFFETNDALTFDRAASRGMRLNIPAGTAVRFEPGQSREVELVDLAGLRRVYGFAGRIMGDL; from the coding sequence ATGATTCCAGGCCAATACCAGGTCCAGCCCGGCGACATCGAACTCAACGTCGGCCGCCGCACGCTGACGCTGACCGTCGCCAACAGCGGTGACCGGCCGATCCAGGTCGGCTCGCACTACCATTTTTTCGAAACCAACGACGCCCTGACCTTCGACCGCGCCGCCAGCCGCGGCATGCGCCTGAACATCCCGGCCGGCACCGCCGTGCGCTTCGAGCCGGGGCAGAGTCGGGAAGTCGAGCTTGTCGATCTGGCTGGGTTGCGGCGAGTTTACGGGTTCGCGGGACGAATCATGGGCGACTTGTAG
- the ureC gene encoding urease subunit alpha (ureases catalyze the hydrolysis of urea into ammonia and carbon dioxide; in Helicobacter pylori the ammonia released plays a key role in bacterial survival by neutralizing acids when colonizing the gastric mucosa; the holoenzyme is composed of 3 ureC (alpha) and 3 ureAB (gamma/beta) subunits), producing the protein MKISRQAYADMFGPTVGDKVRLADTELWIEVEKDFTTYGEEVKFGGGKVIRDGMGQGQLLAADVVDTLITNALIIDHWGIVKADVGLKDGRIAAIGKAGNPDIQPDVTIAIGASTEVIAGEGMILTAGGIDTHIHFICPQQIEEALMSGVTTMIGGGTGPATGTNATTCTSGPWHLARMLQAADAFPMNIGLTGKGNASLPEPLIEQVKAGAIGLKLHEDWGTTPASIDNCLSVADQYDVQVAIHTDTLNESGFVETTLGAFKGRTIHTYHTEGAGGGHAPDIIKACGFANVLPSSTNPTRPFTRNTIDEHLDMLMVCHHLDPSIAEDVAFAESRIRRETIAAEDILHDLGAFSMISSDSQAMGRVGEVITRTWQTADKMKRQRGALPGDGEGNDNFRIKRYIAKYTINPAITHGISHEVGSIEVGKWADLVLWRPAFFGVKPTLILKGGAIAASLMGDANASIPTPQPVHYRPMFASFGGSRHATSLTFLSQAAVEAGLPEQLGLKKKIAVVKGCRDVQKTDLIHNDYLPNIDVDPQTYQVKADGVLLWCEPADVLPMAQRYFLF; encoded by the coding sequence ATGAAAATAAGTCGTCAGGCATATGCTGACATGTTCGGCCCCACCGTCGGGGACAAGGTCCGCCTGGCCGACACCGAGCTGTGGATCGAAGTGGAGAAGGACTTCACCACCTACGGCGAAGAAGTGAAATTCGGCGGCGGCAAGGTGATTCGTGATGGCATGGGCCAGGGCCAGTTGTTGGCCGCCGATGTCGTGGACACGCTGATCACCAACGCCCTGATCATCGACCACTGGGGCATCGTCAAGGCCGATGTCGGCCTCAAGGACGGGCGCATCGCGGCCATCGGCAAGGCCGGCAACCCGGACATCCAGCCCGACGTGACCATCGCCATCGGCGCCAGCACCGAAGTGATCGCCGGCGAAGGCATGATCCTCACGGCCGGCGGCATCGACACCCACATCCATTTCATCTGCCCACAGCAGATCGAAGAGGCCCTGATGAGCGGCGTCACCACCATGATCGGTGGCGGCACGGGCCCGGCCACCGGGACCAACGCCACCACCTGCACGTCCGGGCCGTGGCATTTGGCGCGCATGCTCCAGGCTGCGGATGCCTTCCCCATGAACATCGGTTTGACCGGCAAGGGCAACGCCAGCCTGCCGGAGCCGTTGATCGAGCAGGTCAAGGCCGGCGCCATCGGCCTGAAGCTGCACGAAGACTGGGGCACCACGCCGGCGTCCATCGACAACTGCCTGAGCGTGGCCGACCAGTACGACGTACAAGTGGCGATCCACACCGACACCCTGAACGAATCGGGCTTCGTCGAAACCACCCTCGGTGCTTTCAAAGGCAGGACCATCCACACCTACCACACCGAAGGCGCTGGCGGCGGTCACGCGCCAGACATCATCAAGGCCTGCGGCTTTGCCAACGTGCTGCCCAGTTCCACCAACCCGACCCGGCCGTTCACCCGCAACACCATCGACGAACACCTGGACATGCTGATGGTCTGCCATCACCTGGACCCGAGCATCGCCGAAGACGTGGCGTTCGCCGAGAGCCGCATTCGCCGCGAGACCATCGCCGCCGAAGACATCCTCCACGACCTCGGCGCGTTCTCGATGATCAGCTCCGACAGCCAGGCCATGGGCCGCGTCGGCGAGGTCATCACCCGCACCTGGCAGACCGCCGACAAGATGAAGCGCCAACGCGGGGCCCTGCCCGGCGACGGTGAAGGCAACGACAACTTCCGTATCAAGCGCTACATCGCCAAGTACACCATCAACCCGGCGATCACCCATGGCATCAGCCACGAAGTGGGCTCCATCGAAGTGGGCAAGTGGGCCGACCTGGTGCTGTGGCGCCCGGCGTTCTTCGGGGTCAAGCCGACGCTGATCCTCAAGGGCGGGGCGATCGCCGCCAGCCTGATGGGCGACGCCAACGCCTCGATCCCGACGCCGCAACCGGTGCACTACCGGCCGATGTTCGCAAGCTTTGGCGGCTCGCGTCATGCCACCAGCCTGACCTTCCTCAGCCAGGCCGCCGTCGAGGCCGGGTTGCCGGAACAGCTCGGGCTGAAGAAGAAAATCGCCGTGGTCAAAGGCTGCCGCGACGTGCAGAAGACTGACCTGATCCACAACGACTACCTGCCGAACATCGACGTCGACCCGCAGACCTACCAGGTCAAGGCCGACGGCGTGCTGCTGTGGTGCGAGCCGGCGGACGTCCTGCCGATGGCGCAGCGGTATTTTCTGTTTTGA
- a CDS encoding chaperone modulatory protein CbpM, with product MNNPIIELNLKEFCEAAALADVHVIEIVAHGILEPHGAAPTDWRFTDYELVLARRAAKLRRELELEWEGVALALDLLEEVQLLRNENRMLKQRLGRLVE from the coding sequence ATGAACAACCCGATCATTGAACTGAACCTGAAGGAATTCTGCGAGGCCGCGGCGTTGGCGGATGTCCATGTGATCGAAATCGTCGCCCATGGCATCCTCGAACCTCACGGCGCGGCACCGACCGACTGGCGTTTCACCGACTACGAACTGGTCCTGGCGCGGCGCGCGGCCAAGCTGCGGCGCGAGTTGGAACTGGAATGGGAAGGCGTCGCCCTGGCGCTGGACCTGCTGGAAGAAGTGCAACTGCTGCGCAACGAAAACCGCATGCTCAAACAGCGGTTGGGGCGGTTGGTGGAGTGA